A portion of the Microlunatus phosphovorus NM-1 genome contains these proteins:
- a CDS encoding sortase family protein, whose amino-acid sequence MSLVRTLSVRAVGVVGCVLVALLTLVGLLVPRPAYAATPSVVLASGTGVVGEWLNVDLSGFSPGPVQLELCSASTPETSSTSCDLSGAGQVTVEEDGSGSGMILVGEPPGSCPCVVLARSLQSSDTAQASIELGAGSAADEAGEDTGPVAGNDDPIGPVEDGQLSLAARFESPSGVAAVLGRFFGWETRFTLQVGVANLGESGVSGGSAEIWAFSADRATPRLVGQLDVPALPAGDHGSVETQVVLPGPVLTPTTVWLRPYGVGPDQTVTTVVSDRSWGLIAVAAIVLALVMVLAGRIGYGLVAAILHRKQPPRAPRRTGWRPSLVGVAVALIVMAVAVVVQAVSEDRAARAHWLAQRADGLVDAGARTATPTIALPTADGAADWRVLDGLGPAVLTAGVGRWPGSDRSPVLVAVGDQPEAPFARLGELQPGEVIVLRQPDGATTTYRVETVAHPVSGTPVTGGQARELTLWSISSAPDARTDIVVRAAQVG is encoded by the coding sequence GTGAGTCTTGTCCGGACCCTGAGCGTGCGAGCTGTTGGCGTGGTGGGATGCGTGCTGGTCGCGCTCTTGACACTCGTCGGACTGCTGGTGCCGCGGCCTGCGTACGCGGCGACGCCCAGCGTGGTGCTGGCCAGTGGGACCGGCGTCGTCGGCGAGTGGCTGAACGTCGACCTGTCCGGCTTCTCACCAGGCCCGGTGCAGCTCGAGCTGTGCTCGGCCTCAACACCCGAGACGAGCTCGACCTCCTGCGACCTGAGCGGCGCCGGACAGGTGACGGTGGAGGAGGATGGTTCGGGCAGTGGGATGATCCTCGTCGGTGAGCCCCCCGGATCATGCCCTTGCGTGGTGCTCGCCCGCAGTCTGCAGAGCAGTGATACCGCCCAGGCGTCGATTGAGCTGGGCGCCGGCTCCGCAGCGGATGAGGCAGGCGAGGACACCGGTCCGGTTGCCGGCAATGACGATCCGATCGGACCGGTCGAGGACGGCCAGCTGTCACTCGCCGCGCGTTTCGAGAGCCCTTCCGGCGTCGCCGCGGTGCTCGGCCGCTTCTTCGGCTGGGAGACCCGGTTCACCCTGCAGGTAGGCGTCGCCAATCTCGGGGAGTCGGGGGTCAGCGGAGGCTCCGCCGAGATCTGGGCGTTCTCCGCAGATCGGGCCACGCCGCGCCTGGTCGGACAGCTCGATGTGCCGGCGCTGCCCGCCGGCGACCACGGCAGCGTCGAGACCCAGGTCGTACTGCCCGGTCCCGTCCTCACCCCGACCACCGTCTGGCTGCGCCCCTACGGTGTCGGCCCGGACCAGACCGTCACCACGGTGGTGTCCGATCGCTCCTGGGGACTGATCGCGGTGGCTGCGATCGTCCTTGCCTTGGTCATGGTGTTGGCGGGGCGGATCGGATATGGCCTGGTGGCGGCGATCCTGCATCGCAAGCAGCCGCCACGCGCGCCCCGCCGGACCGGCTGGCGCCCATCGCTGGTGGGCGTGGCCGTGGCATTGATCGTGATGGCGGTCGCCGTGGTCGTCCAGGCCGTGAGCGAGGACCGGGCGGCCAGAGCGCATTGGCTGGCCCAGCGGGCCGATGGGCTGGTTGACGCAGGTGCCCGGACCGCGACCCCGACCATTGCGCTGCCGACCGCGGACGGCGCGGCAGACTGGCGGGTGCTCGACGGGCTCGGGCCGGCGGTCCTCACCGCAGGCGTCGGGCGCTGGCCGGGCAGCGATCGGTCGCCGGTCCTGGTGGCGGTGGGCGATCAGCCGGAGGCGCCGTTCGCCCGACTGGGCGAACTGCAGCCGGGCGAGGTCATCGTGCTGCGTCAACCCGATGGCGCCACCACGACCTACCGAGTCGAGACCGTCGCCCATCCGGTCAGTGGGACACCCGTGACGGGTGGCCAAGCTCGCGAGTTGACCTTGTGGTCGATCAGCTCTGCCCCTGATGCCCGCACCGACATCGTGGTTCGCGCGGCCCAGGTGGGCTGA
- a CDS encoding WxL protein peptidoglycan domain-containing protein, with product MIISSGGAAGRLLLRCLLVTVLAAWALLVCGIVPANAAGPTWQMQPSGKNGPSTRPHHVYDLAPGAVVKDYVRIENLGDKSLTLRLYATDAFSTTSGQFALLPSAEKPTDVGTWVTMSADEVTVKPGKDVIVPFEVVVPDNASPGDHVGAVISSLVTEQTNSKGEKILVESRIGSRIYLRVKGDTTQQLQIDNLSVGWTGSFWRPWDGRVAVSYDVTNTGNIRVTSTPQIVVNGPIGLQLARSAGPALPELLPGSTIRVSSDAEGNDAIPGPELSPVFAAGFVRANLALRADTTIVASSSAGLVAIPWLLVIALAVVVAAVVVWWWRRRNQQDRIEALVAERVAAERAGENAAERAGENTGNDQVKKESVSGP from the coding sequence ATGATCATCTCCTCCGGTGGCGCGGCCGGCCGGCTGCTGCTGCGCTGCCTCCTTGTCACGGTCCTGGCGGCCTGGGCGCTGCTCGTGTGCGGCATCGTCCCCGCCAACGCGGCCGGTCCGACCTGGCAGATGCAGCCGTCGGGCAAGAACGGTCCGTCGACCCGGCCACATCACGTCTACGACCTGGCTCCGGGCGCGGTGGTGAAGGACTACGTACGGATCGAGAACCTGGGTGACAAGTCGCTGACCCTGCGGCTCTATGCCACCGACGCGTTCTCCACCACCAGCGGCCAATTCGCGCTCTTGCCCTCGGCGGAGAAGCCGACCGATGTCGGCACCTGGGTGACGATGTCGGCCGACGAGGTGACTGTGAAGCCGGGCAAGGACGTGATCGTCCCGTTCGAGGTCGTCGTGCCCGACAACGCATCGCCCGGCGACCATGTCGGTGCGGTGATCTCCTCCCTGGTCACCGAGCAGACCAACAGCAAGGGCGAGAAGATCCTGGTGGAGTCGAGGATCGGCTCCCGCATCTATCTGCGAGTGAAGGGCGACACCACCCAGCAACTGCAGATCGACAACCTTTCGGTGGGCTGGACCGGGTCGTTCTGGCGACCCTGGGACGGCCGGGTGGCGGTTTCGTACGACGTCACCAACACCGGCAATATCCGGGTCACCTCGACTCCGCAGATCGTGGTCAACGGCCCGATCGGTCTGCAATTGGCGCGCAGCGCGGGACCGGCGCTGCCGGAGCTGCTGCCCGGCAGCACCATTCGAGTGAGCAGCGATGCGGAGGGCAATGACGCGATTCCAGGGCCCGAACTGAGCCCGGTCTTCGCTGCGGGCTTCGTGCGGGCGAATCTCGCCCTGCGTGCCGACACCACCATCGTCGCGTCGAGCAGCGCTGGGCTGGTGGCCATCCCCTGGCTACTGGTGATCGCGCTGGCGGTCGTCGTTGCTGCTGTGGTGGTCTGGTGGTGGCGACGGCGCAACCAGCAGGACCGGATCGAGGCGCTGGTCGCCGAACGCGTCGCGGCGGAGCGCGCGGGTGAGAACGCGGCGGAGCGCGCGGGTGAGAACACCGGGAATGATCAAGTCAAGAAGGAGTCGGTGTCCGGCCCGTGA
- a CDS encoding FadR/GntR family transcriptional regulator produces MSVARSKSAELALWLERQITTGVWPINSQIPTEGEIATEHRVGRSTVREATRSLVNLGMLESLVGRGTFVRSKSPVNSLLASYLGQQPLEQVLELRSALEAEAAALAASRRTEEQLAALQHAVELAQVSPQPRRRTSQSPGEFHADVFAAAQAPLLSDLYRSVLVIIRGALDSGRLQPMAAEASVADHQQILSAIKSGDPAEARAAAAAHVDRDVTLR; encoded by the coding sequence ATGTCCGTGGCTAGATCGAAGTCCGCCGAGCTCGCGCTGTGGCTGGAGCGGCAGATCACCACCGGCGTCTGGCCGATCAACTCCCAGATCCCGACCGAGGGCGAGATCGCCACCGAGCATCGGGTCGGCCGCTCGACGGTTCGCGAAGCGACGCGGTCCCTGGTCAACCTCGGCATGCTGGAGAGCCTCGTCGGTCGAGGCACCTTCGTACGCTCCAAGAGCCCGGTCAACTCGCTGCTCGCCAGCTATCTCGGCCAGCAGCCGCTGGAGCAGGTGCTCGAGCTACGGAGCGCGCTGGAGGCGGAGGCTGCCGCGCTGGCTGCGAGCAGGCGCACCGAGGAGCAGTTGGCCGCGTTGCAGCACGCCGTCGAACTCGCTCAGGTCAGCCCCCAACCTCGCAGGCGGACCAGCCAGTCACCCGGGGAGTTCCATGCGGACGTATTCGCGGCCGCTCAGGCGCCCCTGCTCAGTGACCTCTACCGCAGTGTGCTGGTGATCATCCGGGGCGCACTCGACAGCGGTCGGCTGCAGCCGATGGCCGCCGAGGCCAGCGTCGCCGACCACCAGCAGATCCTCAGCGCCATCAAGTCCGGCGACCCGGCCGAAGCGCGAGCCGCTGCCGCCGCCCACGTCGATCGAGACGTCACGCTGCGTTAG
- a CDS encoding lipopolysaccharide biosynthesis protein, with amino-acid sequence MTASVGIAGLLGVAYWAIAARLMSAEQVGQASAIISTMVTLGTIANLSLGPMLERFLPISGRRAGGYLVKAQLITAGFAVLLGVGFCLVGPVEDMFSEPWQPPVFVGFVVVQAAFALQDNVLTSLGVARWAAVKNTGHAALKIVTLLLVVVAAGGFALAASWVVVSALAVVVVLVVVQTRLPRLTAEFRDDLPPHRELWSYFASNYGIVVIASVPGLVIPLLVLSQRGAEQTAHFNLSWVLVAAFFTVLGAVVGPFVAEAAARPDEVLSLLRRFVRLVVPIAVAGGLFLAFLAPWLLHLVGKDYGTESVPLLRAMGLTVTLTAFTACYTVLAKVERKLALLVWVQVGSAILLVGLTALWVEPLGLAGIGLAYLVVQVLSCLVMVGPLIGSVRRFRAEAAARTEEPLEVSRQ; translated from the coding sequence ATGACCGCGTCGGTCGGGATCGCGGGATTGCTCGGGGTCGCCTATTGGGCCATCGCGGCGCGACTGATGTCGGCCGAGCAGGTCGGCCAGGCCTCGGCGATCATCTCCACCATGGTGACGCTGGGCACGATCGCCAACCTCAGTCTGGGTCCGATGCTGGAGCGCTTCCTGCCCATCTCGGGCCGGCGGGCCGGCGGCTATCTGGTCAAGGCGCAGCTGATCACCGCAGGGTTCGCGGTCTTGCTGGGGGTCGGGTTCTGTCTGGTGGGGCCGGTCGAGGACATGTTCAGCGAGCCGTGGCAGCCGCCGGTGTTCGTCGGCTTCGTGGTCGTCCAGGCCGCCTTCGCGCTCCAGGACAATGTCTTGACGAGCCTGGGCGTCGCGCGGTGGGCGGCGGTGAAGAACACCGGCCACGCGGCGCTCAAGATCGTCACACTGTTGCTGGTCGTGGTGGCGGCGGGTGGGTTCGCGCTCGCGGCGTCCTGGGTCGTGGTGTCGGCATTGGCCGTGGTCGTGGTGCTGGTCGTCGTCCAGACCCGGCTGCCGCGGCTGACCGCAGAGTTCCGCGACGATCTGCCGCCGCACCGTGAGCTGTGGTCCTATTTCGCCTCGAACTACGGGATCGTGGTCATCGCCTCAGTTCCGGGTCTGGTCATTCCGCTGCTCGTGCTGTCTCAGCGTGGCGCGGAGCAGACGGCGCACTTCAATCTGTCCTGGGTGCTGGTGGCGGCGTTCTTCACGGTGTTGGGCGCGGTGGTCGGTCCGTTCGTCGCCGAGGCTGCTGCCCGCCCGGACGAGGTGCTCTCGCTGCTGCGCCGGTTCGTCCGTCTGGTGGTGCCGATCGCCGTCGCGGGTGGGCTGTTCCTGGCCTTCCTGGCGCCCTGGCTGCTGCACCTGGTCGGCAAGGACTACGGGACGGAGTCGGTCCCGTTGCTCCGGGCGATGGGTTTGACGGTGACGCTGACCGCCTTCACGGCCTGCTACACGGTGCTGGCGAAGGTCGAGCGCAAGCTCGCGCTGCTCGTCTGGGTGCAGGTCGGTAGTGCCATCCTGTTGGTCGGTCTCACGGCGCTGTGGGTCGAGCCACTCGGGCTTGCCGGTATCGGGCTGGCCTATCTGGTGGTCCAAGTGCTGTCCTGTCTGGTGATGGTCGGGCCACTGATCGGGAGCGTACGGCGATTCCGCGCCGAGGCCGCCGCCCGGACCGAGGAGCCATTGGAGGTCAGCCGGCAGTGA
- a CDS encoding glycosyltransferase family 2 protein: MGPRGQTGREPLTGSVSVVVPVYRVAGTIEACLQSVAEQTMVASQVILVDDAGGDESMEIAVAAAERLSLPYEVVVHPANAGLGAARNSGLALAGGEYVWFLDSDDTAEPTFLADLFQAVSAAEADFAICRTRRVAPDGTDLGVVEDTYWRRVCPGPDIARELLRGRLRAYACNKIFRTKLFGNDPFPVGQAYEDFVPVLKLALEAQRVAVVNRPLYRYRDVPSSISNRFGEHTLDLLRVSEQLDRLFAARGDTEDFADDLLVHHYRQVLLPIANMALRSATSHGPDDLTCAAVTTVRGRIRSREIARLARIGELRLAAAAAVLAGLPGAYTRVLQWR; encoded by the coding sequence GTGGGACCCCGAGGGCAGACCGGTCGTGAACCGCTGACCGGATCGGTCTCGGTGGTGGTGCCGGTCTATCGCGTCGCCGGCACGATCGAAGCCTGCCTGCAGTCGGTGGCCGAGCAGACCATGGTCGCCAGCCAGGTGATCCTGGTCGACGACGCAGGGGGCGACGAGTCGATGGAGATCGCCGTCGCCGCCGCGGAGCGGCTGAGCCTGCCGTACGAGGTGGTCGTGCATCCGGCTAACGCCGGTCTGGGCGCGGCTCGCAACAGCGGGCTGGCGCTGGCCGGAGGGGAGTACGTCTGGTTTCTGGACAGCGACGACACCGCTGAGCCGACCTTCCTCGCGGACCTGTTTCAGGCGGTCAGCGCGGCCGAGGCCGACTTCGCGATCTGCCGCACCCGCCGGGTCGCCCCGGACGGCACCGACCTCGGGGTGGTCGAGGACACGTACTGGCGCCGGGTCTGCCCCGGGCCCGACATCGCCCGGGAACTGCTCCGCGGCCGGCTGCGGGCGTACGCCTGCAACAAGATCTTCCGGACGAAGCTGTTCGGCAACGACCCGTTCCCGGTCGGCCAGGCGTACGAGGACTTCGTGCCGGTGCTCAAGCTGGCTTTGGAGGCGCAGCGGGTGGCGGTGGTGAATCGGCCGCTCTATCGCTATCGCGACGTGCCCAGCTCGATCTCCAACCGGTTCGGCGAGCATACCCTCGATCTGCTGCGGGTCAGCGAGCAACTGGACCGGTTGTTCGCGGCGCGCGGCGACACCGAGGACTTCGCCGACGATCTGCTGGTGCACCACTACCGGCAGGTGCTGCTGCCGATCGCGAACATGGCTTTGCGCTCGGCCACCTCCCATGGTCCCGACGATCTGACCTGCGCCGCGGTGACCACCGTCCGGGGCCGGATCCGATCACGCGAGATCGCCCGGCTGGCCCGGATCGGCGAGCTGCGGCTGGCCGCCGCCGCCGCCGTACTGGCCGGTCTGCCCGGCGCCTACACCCGGGTGCTGCAATGGCGCTGA
- a CDS encoding WxL domain-containing protein, whose translation MNSTSLVRRRWWRRAAVMAAAGALAAGSMLNPASAKTYTHASGATVDAPETAVIGSSFTITGTNWTNIAGDAGSVIAVKFDAGAHQHKPGQEIKHPQTGTVLAADIWDVFVADADGTFTRTITLPTAANSVGAAPKAVGGSYTVNLLSGSLGVQDQGRGVPLTLGVVAASTPDPDPTTTTPTPDPTTTTPDPDPTTTTPDPDPTTTAPDPDPTTPAEPSSKADIDVSVDIPVTGGLAVNVASNKLDLGQAKLSSDLSSLDASGTLPAVTVADTRNSNPGWSLTATASNFSASEGLTLDGKYLGIGKTRVVSASAGQTLSLGAGVAPGVGFTGGTTLASAAAGAGQGSATFEADLQLKAPAATTPGDYVSVVTITVS comes from the coding sequence ATGAATTCGACGTCCCTTGTACGTCGCCGCTGGTGGCGGCGGGCAGCCGTGATGGCTGCCGCAGGGGCTCTTGCCGCTGGCTCGATGCTGAACCCGGCCAGCGCGAAGACCTATACGCATGCCTCCGGTGCCACCGTGGACGCACCGGAGACGGCGGTGATCGGCAGCAGTTTCACCATCACCGGCACGAACTGGACGAACATCGCCGGTGACGCAGGCTCGGTCATCGCCGTGAAGTTCGATGCCGGCGCCCATCAGCACAAGCCCGGTCAGGAGATCAAGCACCCGCAAACCGGTACGGTGCTGGCCGCTGACATCTGGGACGTCTTCGTGGCCGATGCGGACGGCACTTTCACGCGGACCATCACGCTGCCCACCGCGGCCAACTCGGTCGGCGCCGCACCGAAGGCGGTCGGTGGCAGCTACACAGTCAACCTGCTCAGCGGGAGCCTCGGCGTGCAGGACCAGGGGCGGGGCGTGCCGCTGACGCTCGGAGTCGTAGCCGCCTCGACACCCGATCCTGATCCCACCACAACGACGCCGACACCGGATCCGACCACCACCACACCGGATCCGGATCCCACCACAACGACGCCGGATCCTGACCCGACCACGACCGCACCAGATCCCGATCCCACCACGCCGGCCGAGCCCAGCAGCAAGGCTGACATCGACGTGAGTGTGGACATCCCGGTCACCGGTGGCCTGGCGGTCAACGTGGCGTCCAACAAGCTCGACCTCGGTCAGGCAAAGCTGAGTTCGGACCTCTCCTCGCTGGACGCCTCCGGCACGTTGCCGGCCGTCACCGTGGCCGACACGCGCAACAGCAACCCGGGCTGGAGCCTGACTGCCACGGCGAGCAACTTCTCGGCGAGCGAGGGCCTGACCCTGGACGGCAAGTACCTGGGCATCGGGAAGACCCGCGTGGTGAGCGCATCGGCAGGTCAGACGTTGAGCCTGGGCGCCGGAGTCGCTCCCGGAGTTGGATTCACCGGCGGCACCACGCTGGCCTCCGCTGCGGCGGGCGCCGGACAGGGGTCGGCGACCTTCGAGGCTGACCTGCAGTTGAAGGCGCCGGCTGCGACCACTCCTGGTGACTACGTCTCGGTGGTGACCATCACCGTCAGCTGA
- a CDS encoding FecCD family ABC transporter permease — translation MATLGRRQRRRKAVLVGLVLVAVMGILGAVAVTVGDYPLSVAGSWQAARGMNPDPLANYFVQHQRLPRIAAAIIVGAALGVSGGIFQTLTRNPLGSPDVIGFTNGAATGALIQIIVFSAAPAQVGAGAMIGGMASAAVVYGFSYRGGSSSLRLVLVGIGVAASLQAANSILIVRSSLSAAQNAVQWLAGSLNQSSWPTVLLIGGPTVAVVGLAFSLQRTLTTLSLGDDLAGGLGVGVERSRLILVAVGVALVATATAIAGPVAFVALAAPQLGLRLLGRGVMSLPIAALMGAVVVQLSDLVAQRMFAPTQLPVGVVTGTLGGAYLIWLLHRQWKGR, via the coding sequence GTGGCAACCCTGGGGCGGCGGCAGCGACGCCGGAAAGCCGTCCTGGTCGGGCTTGTGCTGGTGGCCGTGATGGGGATCCTCGGCGCCGTCGCAGTCACGGTCGGGGACTATCCACTCAGCGTGGCGGGCTCGTGGCAGGCAGCCCGGGGAATGAACCCGGATCCGCTGGCCAACTACTTCGTCCAGCATCAGCGGTTGCCACGGATCGCGGCGGCGATCATCGTCGGTGCCGCGCTCGGAGTGTCCGGTGGCATCTTCCAGACCCTGACGCGCAACCCACTCGGCTCCCCCGACGTGATCGGCTTCACCAACGGTGCGGCCACCGGCGCGCTGATCCAGATCATCGTGTTCTCCGCCGCTCCGGCTCAGGTCGGGGCCGGCGCGATGATCGGTGGGATGGCGTCGGCGGCGGTGGTGTACGGGTTCAGCTATCGCGGCGGCAGCTCCAGCCTTCGCCTGGTGCTGGTGGGTATCGGGGTGGCGGCGAGCCTGCAGGCGGCCAACTCGATCCTGATCGTCCGTTCCTCGCTCAGTGCGGCGCAGAATGCCGTGCAATGGCTCGCTGGGTCGTTGAACCAGTCGTCCTGGCCGACCGTGCTGCTGATCGGTGGACCGACCGTGGCCGTCGTCGGGCTGGCGTTCTCCCTGCAGCGCACGCTGACCACGCTGTCGCTGGGCGACGACCTCGCGGGCGGGCTCGGGGTCGGGGTCGAGCGCTCCCGGCTGATCCTGGTCGCGGTCGGCGTCGCGCTGGTGGCCACCGCCACGGCCATCGCCGGCCCGGTGGCCTTCGTCGCTCTCGCCGCCCCGCAGCTCGGACTCCGGTTGCTCGGCAGGGGAGTGATGTCGCTGCCGATCGCCGCCTTGATGGGTGCCGTCGTCGTACAGCTGAGCGACCTGGTGGCACAGCGGATGTTCGCCCCGACCCAACTACCGGTAGGTGTGGTCACCGGCACCCTCGGTGGCGCGTACCTGATCTGGCTGCTGCACCGCCAATGGAAGGGGCGCTAG
- a CDS encoding glycosyltransferase family 2 protein encodes MSGVVEGVSGATRGDATPSLGVVVCAYTFERLDLLRDCLTAAGRQLRPGDELVVVVDYNPALATRLRAESGHLRILENTYDRGLSGARSTGAEALDTDVLAFLDDDAVPQPGWAAAIRARLVDLEAIGVAGAVEPELDGERLPRWFPAEFGWVIGCDYRGLPAHGQPVRNPIGANMAVRRAVLEEVGGFDPGLGRIGTLPVGCEETELFIRIRSRRPDALVIRDTKARVRHHVPPARRTVRYFVRRCWHEGRSKAALVARTGKQAGLSAERRQLRVLAGAVLRELKGLPYAAPGGLSRALMIVIGTLATGLGYLTAPRTPSRQNFWSLVHLRGGPMPETPEGAAESSTPGPDVSLVVCTLGRSEHLEATVASLLAQRWEPDTAVELIVVDNDPAVGLARQRLAHQAEQIVLVDQPQRGLSAARNAGLAVARGRVIAFTDDDAIADPDWASQLLAVFREPAATAVGCVTGLVEPAETDSDTARWFEEYGGFGKGGERLVWSAKGEGAESSLGRPGPRGVAFPCSGGEFGSGNNMAFRTDLLRRLGGFDVALGAGSESLGGEDLDIFRRVFTAGSSIVYQPAAVIRHHHRGSYPELISQLFAYGAGMAAVITKQLVSGPRSAAAVLVRLAPALVLLLDPGSVKNRGKSDSFPAELTRAELRGYLAGPFRYLRARCVSSHQPAASSFAPPAASSFPPPATSSFPRPAASSFPPPAPGGSAPS; translated from the coding sequence GTGAGTGGGGTTGTCGAAGGAGTGAGCGGGGCGACCCGCGGAGACGCGACGCCGAGCCTCGGCGTCGTGGTCTGTGCGTACACCTTCGAGCGCCTGGATCTGCTACGTGACTGCCTGACCGCTGCCGGCCGGCAGTTGAGGCCGGGCGACGAGCTCGTCGTGGTGGTGGACTACAATCCGGCGCTGGCCACGCGGCTCCGGGCCGAATCCGGCCACCTCCGGATTCTCGAGAACACCTATGACCGCGGGCTCTCCGGGGCGCGCAGCACCGGAGCCGAGGCCCTCGACACCGACGTGCTGGCCTTTCTCGACGACGACGCGGTCCCCCAGCCGGGCTGGGCGGCGGCGATCCGGGCCCGGCTCGTCGATCTGGAGGCCATCGGCGTCGCCGGCGCGGTGGAACCCGAGTTGGACGGCGAGCGCCTGCCGCGTTGGTTCCCGGCCGAGTTCGGCTGGGTGATCGGCTGCGACTATCGCGGGCTGCCCGCGCACGGCCAGCCGGTCCGCAATCCGATCGGCGCCAACATGGCCGTCCGTCGTGCAGTCCTCGAGGAGGTGGGCGGATTCGATCCCGGTCTCGGCCGGATCGGCACGCTGCCGGTCGGCTGCGAGGAGACCGAGCTGTTCATCCGGATCCGGAGCCGACGCCCCGACGCGCTCGTCATCCGCGACACCAAAGCGCGGGTTCGCCACCACGTGCCGCCGGCCCGTCGTACCGTGCGCTATTTCGTCCGGCGCTGCTGGCACGAAGGGCGTTCCAAGGCGGCCCTGGTCGCGCGGACCGGCAAGCAGGCCGGCCTGTCCGCCGAGCGCCGCCAGCTGCGCGTGCTGGCCGGCGCCGTGCTGCGCGAGTTGAAGGGACTTCCGTACGCCGCCCCCGGCGGGCTGAGCCGCGCGCTGATGATCGTGATCGGCACCTTGGCCACCGGACTCGGCTACCTCACCGCCCCTCGTACGCCTTCCCGGCAGAACTTCTGGTCATTGGTCCACCTGAGAGGGGGACCAATGCCCGAAACTCCGGAAGGGGCGGCAGAGTCGAGCACGCCGGGGCCGGATGTGAGCCTGGTGGTGTGCACGCTGGGGCGCAGCGAGCACCTGGAGGCGACCGTGGCCTCGTTGCTGGCGCAGCGCTGGGAACCGGACACCGCCGTCGAGCTGATCGTGGTCGACAACGATCCGGCGGTCGGCCTGGCGCGGCAGCGGCTGGCGCACCAGGCCGAGCAGATCGTGCTCGTCGACCAGCCTCAGCGTGGCCTGTCTGCGGCACGCAATGCCGGGCTGGCCGTCGCCCGGGGGCGGGTCATCGCGTTCACCGATGACGACGCGATCGCCGATCCGGACTGGGCGTCCCAGCTGCTTGCGGTGTTCAGGGAGCCCGCGGCTACGGCAGTGGGCTGCGTCACCGGGCTGGTCGAGCCGGCGGAGACCGACTCCGACACGGCGCGCTGGTTCGAGGAGTACGGGGGCTTCGGCAAGGGAGGCGAGCGACTCGTATGGTCCGCCAAGGGCGAAGGCGCCGAATCCAGTCTTGGCCGCCCCGGACCCAGGGGTGTCGCATTCCCGTGCAGTGGCGGCGAGTTCGGCTCCGGCAACAACATGGCCTTCCGGACCGATCTGTTGCGACGGCTCGGCGGCTTCGACGTCGCCCTGGGTGCCGGCAGCGAGTCACTGGGTGGTGAGGACCTCGACATCTTCCGGCGCGTCTTCACCGCCGGCAGCTCGATCGTCTATCAGCCGGCTGCGGTGATCAGGCATCACCATCGGGGCAGCTACCCGGAGCTCATCAGCCAGCTGTTCGCCTACGGCGCCGGGATGGCAGCGGTGATCACCAAGCAGCTGGTGTCCGGCCCCCGGTCCGCGGCCGCCGTGCTGGTCCGGCTGGCGCCGGCGCTGGTCTTGCTGCTCGACCCGGGTTCGGTGAAGAACCGGGGCAAATCGGACAGCTTCCCGGCCGAGCTGACCCGCGCCGAGCTTCGCGGCTATCTCGCCGGGCCGTTCCGCTATCTGCGAGCGCGTTGCGTCTCGTCCCATCAACCCGCGGCGTCGTCCTTCGCGCCACCCGCGGCGTCGTCCTTCCCACCACCCGCGACCTCATCCTTCCCGCGACCCGCGGCGTCATCCTTCCCACCACCCGCCCCGGGAGGGAGTGCGCCATCATGA
- a CDS encoding glycosyltransferase family 2 protein: MGEHRPQQPRVTVVVPAYNEARNLEIVLPRLRAYHQVVIVDGGSSDDTVSTVRRVAPWAELVDQTRKGKGNALVCGFARATGDVIVMFDADGSADWREIDEFVQALADGADFAKGSRALRAGGSDDLTVFRGLGNRGLTMLTNLMFRARFTDLCYGYNAFWRDVLPKLELPRHRAG, from the coding sequence ATGGGAGAGCATCGGCCGCAGCAGCCGCGGGTGACCGTGGTGGTGCCGGCATACAACGAGGCTCGGAATCTGGAGATCGTGCTGCCGCGACTCCGGGCATATCACCAGGTGGTCATCGTGGACGGCGGATCGAGCGACGACACGGTGTCCACCGTGCGCCGGGTTGCGCCGTGGGCCGAGCTGGTCGACCAGACCCGCAAGGGCAAGGGCAACGCCCTGGTCTGCGGCTTTGCCCGCGCCACGGGTGACGTGATCGTCATGTTCGACGCCGACGGCTCGGCCGACTGGCGCGAGATCGATGAGTTCGTCCAGGCGCTGGCCGACGGTGCCGACTTCGCCAAGGGCAGTCGAGCGCTCCGCGCCGGCGGCAGCGATGATCTGACCGTGTTCCGCGGACTCGGCAACCGCGGGCTCACCATGCTGACCAACCTGATGTTCCGGGCCCGATTCACCGACCTCTGCTATGGCTACAACGCGTTCTGGCGCGATGTCCTGCCCAAGCTGGAGCTGCCCCGGCACCGAGCCGGGTGA